The stretch of DNA ATTTTGAAAAGGGCTTTATCAAGGCAGAAATCATTTCCTTCGACGACCTCGTCGAGACTGGTTCTGTCGCTGAAGCCCGCGCCAAAGGTAAGGCACGAATGGAAGGAAAGGACTACGTCATGCAAGATGGCGACGTGGTCGAATTCCGTTTCAATGTCTAACGTTGTCTACTTTGTCGCCTCATCTCTCGATGGCTACATCGCTGACTCTGATGGATCACTAGAGTGGCTCACAAATATTGAGGGGGCTCCCGAGGAGATCACCTCCAGCTTTATGTCTACTGTGGGCGTTCAAGTTATGGGTTCTCGAACCTACGAATGGCTGCTCGAGAATGAAAACATCCTTAGCCATCCAGAAAAATGGTCACAGTTCTTTGGCGAGATGAGAACAGTGGTGTTCAGTTCGCGATCACTACCTCTCCCAGAGAATGCAGATATTGCCTTCGTCCATGGCTCACCTGAAGAGCATTTTGATGAGATTGCCACACGTGCTGGTGAGGGAAACATCTGGCTGGTCGGGGGTGGTCACTTGGCTTCGCAATTTCTTGCGGCAAATCTGATTGACCGGCTTGAGGTCACCTTCGCTCCTGTAGTGCTTGGCGGTGGGGTCAAGCTGTTTGGTGATCTCAGTAACTTTGTTCGGGTCGATATTCGTGAAACACTTTCGAGTGGAAACTTCATTCACGTGAATTGTGACGTTTCTCTCAGGTCCTAAATCGCCCTCAGGAGCTCACCATGTGTGGAGGTTACGCGCTCGCAGAACCCACCGAAGTGCTTGAGGACGTCTTCCATGTCGATGTCATCGGCGAAAACCTGCCAGGTCCCAGTTGGAATATTCGGCCCACGAACCAGGTTCCTATCGTGGTCGACACCATCGATACACAAACAGGCACTCAGCTTCGCCGTCTAGAAAGCGCTCGCTGGTCCCTGATTCCCTCGTGGGTCAAAGGTGAGCCACCCAAGTTCTCCACCTTCAACGCCCGCAGCGAAGATGCGGCCTCCAAAGCTTCCTGGCGTGATGCGGTCAAGTCCAAGCGCTGCCTTGTTCCTGCCTCGGGGTATTACGAGTGGGTTGTCGAAGACGGTGTGAAAGTTCCGCATTACATTCACTCCAACAACCTGATTGCTCTTGCGGGGTTGTATTCGTGGTGGCGAGCTGCCGACAGTGATCCGTGGATACTCACGGCCACCATCTTGACAATGCCGACTGTGCTGGAGCTTGCATCCATTCACGATCGCAATCCTGTGCCGCTGCCTGAGAAGTTCTGGGATGAGTGGCTCAATCCTGCAACGGTAGGAACTCAAGAATTGGTTGATGCTGCCGTGGCTGAAGCAATCCCTGTTGCATCTAGCTTGAGCGAATTCGCTGTCAACCCTCTTCGCGGTAACGGACCTGAACTGATTGTGCCTCGCTAGCTCAAGAATCGCTGAAACTTCTGCGCCATTTATTGCTTTAGCTGGCTCAAGCGAGCAGACTGACACCTAACGGGGACTTTCTCCAGACAACACAGGACGGTGCACAGTGGCTCGGAAAATTCGCAGTGAAGACGAACAAATTAAACGGCTTCGGGTGTACAACATCGTTGCCGGAGCAATACACCTGCTACAAGGTCTTGCGTTCTTGTTTATTCTCACCAAGCTCAGTTCCCAAGTGATGTTCCCTGTCACAGTGGACTACATGACCGGCCCTCCCGGGGTCGATCTTCCCACCGAGCGTGTGACTTTGTTTGAAGTCAACTTGGGGCTTGGTGTGGTGGCGTTCTTGTTCATGTCTGCTTTCTTCCACTTCCTCATTTCTTTACCCGGTGTCTTCACCCGTTATGCCAATGGCCTCAAGCTCAACCACAACTATTTCCGGTGGACCGAGTATTCGCTCAGCTCTTCGGTCATGATTTGGCTGATAGCTCAACTCAATGGCGCGACAGACTTCGCGGCATTGTTCGCCATCTTTGCGGTGAACGCCTCCATGATCTTCTTCGGAGCACTGCAGGAGAAGTATGAAAAGCCAGGAAGCAAAGGCTTCCTGCCGTTTATTTTTGGTTCCATGACAGGCATCGTCCCCTGGATTATCATCGCGATTTACGCCCTGCAGCCAGGATCAACCAGCGCAGCAGAAGTTCCCGGCTTTGTTTATGGCATCGTGATTTCGCTCTTTATTTTCTTCAACACCTTTGCCATCAACCAGGCCCTGCAGTATCGCCAAATTGGCGGCTGGAAGAGCTACCTGCGTGGTGAGCGTGCGTACATCACCCTTAGTTTGGTCGCCAAGAGTGTGCTTGCTTGGCAGGTGTTCTCGGGAGCTCTTGTTCCTCTTTTTGTGAGCTAACTAGAAAAAGCCAAACTACTTGCTGGGCTTGATTTTCACGGTGTTGAGAATCAAGCCCGCGCCGTTGCGCATAATGAGCTTGGCATCTGGGGTGATTTTGGTCAGCAGCGGGTACACCGCTGTGGCCAACATCATTCCAATGGCCATAGCAAAGAAGGTAAGCCCTGCCGTTCCAGCAACATCGCTCAAATTTTGTGATGACTCCAGCTCACCCGTGAGAGCGACGAAGCCTGTCGATCCAGGAACAATCAGCCAGAAGGTGGGAAGGAAGATTGCCAAATCTCCTGGGCCACCACCCAAACGCGCATTGATTGCCCAAGAGGTGATGAGCCCAGCAGCTGTTGCTAACCCAGCTGAGAGGGGAACACCCAGGCTGGGAACTGCCAGGACAGAGATAGCAAAGCTAAACATCATGACAAACAAGCTGGGAAGCCACAGTCGAAGTGGCGTGCAGAAGTAAAGGAATGTTCCCACCCCGTAGATCGCAGCACCTGCCCAGGCTACCCACTGTGGGGTGAGCGTTACTGTGACGTCCTCCAGTCTGCTTGCAGGAATTCCACTAACAGTGATGGCTAACACACCTCCGAAAGCCATACTTCCTAGAATCATGAGCGCATACATCAGTCGCGATGCCCCAGAGACCATATACCCGCTGACTAATTCAATAATTCCCGAGGTCAGTGTTGCCCCAGGTAACAACACCACAATGAGCATGGCAACCATGCGGACAGGGTCTGGTTTATCAAAGAGAATTGAGATTCCAGCAACCATCAACCCGGCAACAAAGGTCGCCATCAGGGGCAGAAGCGCGACAAAGCGTGTGCTTCTACTGAGGTTGAGTACCATGATTCCCACAAGCACACCCATGACAGTGACTGCCACCAATGCTGGGAGATCCAAGCGGAACGCTGCACCAAATCCCAGAGCAGACAGCGCGTAGCCAATAACCCTCAACCAGGAAGGATAGATGGGTTTCTTGGTTGAAATAGCACGGAGGCTTTCGGCAACATCGTGGGCGTTGTCTTTGTTGTGGCGGGCTTGTGCGAGTACAGATTGAACTTGCGTCATTTGATCAAAGCGATAACTACTCTTGACCACTCGCAACTGAGGAACCCCGTGTTTATGAGTTTCTGTCAAAACCATTGTCGGCAGCAACACAATCTCAGCATCGGCGTTGTACGCCTCTGCCAGCCCCCGGAGAACACTTTCTGCTTGAGGGGCAGGGTATGTGGAACTGACCATGGCTGCAGCTGCCTCGGTGAGCATGTCTGTCACATCAGGACGTGTCGGAGGTTGCACAGCTTGCTCAGTCATGACTCAACGCTAACAAATCAGTGACACAACCTAGACTTGAGACCACAAGATCTTTGCTGAAAGAGGACAGTAATGGAATACACGGGCAGTACTGCACTGATTACCGGAGCAAGCGCCGGCATCGGTGTTGCCTATGCAGAGGGTTTTGCTGCGCGCGGCGCAAATCTTGTCCTTGTGGCACGTCGAAAAGACCGTCTTGACAGCCTCGCAGCGCGCTTGCGCCAGCAATATTCCGTGAGCGTGGAGGTCATTGCTCTGGATCTCACTTCTGCAGGTGCCGTGGCCAAGCTGGAAAAATCGATAGCCACAAAGAAACTCACCGTTGATGTTCTGGTCAATAATGCAGGTTTTGGATTGAACGGTTTCTTTGTGAAGGAAGACCGAGCACTGACTCAACAAGAAATCACGTTAAATATCGGTGTTCTTGTTGATCTCACTGCTGCATTCTTACCCGGCATGCTCGAACGTGGCCGTGGAGCTGTGGTCAACATTGCCAGTACGGCTTCTTTCCAGCCTGTTCCTGGCATGGCTGTCTATGGAGCCACGAAAGCTTTTGTGCGTTCCTTCACTGAAGCTCTCTGGGGAGAGCTAGGGACATCGACAGTCCGGGTGCTTGCTGTGAGCCCTGGCGCAACAGAATCTGAATTCTTCATCGTTGCTGGCGGTAAGCCATCGGGCAAAGCTGTTCCTGCAACGGATGTGGTCGAGAAGACTTTCTCGGCGCTCGAGAAGAACACGCCCTCTGTCGTGGTCGGTGGAGCAAATGCTGTTGCCGCCAGTCTTGTGAAGTTTTTCCCCAAGAAAATGACCATCAACTTGGTGGGCAAGATGTTCCTGCCGAAGGAGAAGTAATGCAGCACACTTTCCTATACTCCGTCGAGCGTGAGTACACCCAACCCATGTCCCGTATCTGGGAAGCATGGACCGATGCGACACAACTCGAGGAGTGGTATCACCCCACCGATCTCAAGAATGTTCCCGGGTCTTCCGTCTCAGAGCCTGAGGTCGGCGGCATGTGGGCTATTGCTGTCGATGTTCCTGAGTACGGCTTCCAATCTTGCTTTTGGGGCACCTACACCGCTCTCGAACCAGGCAAACTCATCGAGCACACCATGTTCTATTCCCAAGATCCAGCAGAATTCGCCGCCAAAGATCTAACAGGAGAATTTGCCAAGATTGTGGTCGATTTTGAAGAACGCCCTACTGGAAGCTGGGTTCGCTTTACGCAGTACGGTGAGCTACCGGAAGAGCATATTCCTCTGGCAAAAGCAGGAATGGAAAGTTACTTCCAGTCCTTAGCCGATTACCTGGGATAGCTAAGCCAACAGAGATTTCATCTGCTTGTAGATCAGGGCAGCTGCCTTTTCAGGCATAAGCCTGGTGAGCTTGTCCATGGTTTTGGCATCTGAGCCGATGAAGACTTTGTACGCATTCTTTTCAATTGCGCCGATGATGGTTTGTGCGGCCACTTCCACACTGGTCGTTTTGAACTTGTTTGCCTCATGAGGGTCCATGTTGGCGGGCATAGCCATGCCGGAGTTCTGGGCAATATTAGTTGCAATGGCACCGGGGTAGATGGCAGTGACATGCACGTTTGTGTCCATGAGCTCAGAATGTAAACCCTCGGTCAGAAGCTTCACGGCTGCCTTGGTAGCCCCATAAATAGTTTGCCCTGGAACAGGGGCGTACCCGCCCATGCTGGAAACATTGGCAATGTAACCCTCGGGGCGTTGAAGTAACTCAGGCAGGAACGCTTTCACGGTGTTGATGGTTCCATAGAGGTTGACATTCATGACCCGTTCAATGGCGTCAAAGTCGAGGTCGTTGACTTTCACAAAGGGTTGAATAATTCCGGCAACGTTGACCAGCGCATCGACCTGACCGTGCTTGGTAATCACTGTTTTGGGAAGTGCCATCACTTTGGCTCGGTCAGTGATGTTGAGCGTGTGCGTAGAAAGCTTGGCACCAGGTCCGGCAAGCTTCTTTGTCTCCTTGAGGCCTTCCGCACTCAGATCGACAGCGGCAACGGTTGCCCCTTTTGCGAGAAGTTGTAAAACCAGCTCGCGTGCAATTCCGTTACCCCCGCCGGTAACGACGAATACTTTTCCTGCGATGTCCATCAGTGAACTCTTTTCTGAATGAGAACAACCCATCCAGTTTCAGTATCCTCCTGCACAGTTACCAGTGGTTAGTGGTTTTTGCCACTGAGCGGTCCTAAACTAAATCGTCGCTTTATCACTAAGGAACACCATGTTTTTAATCGAATTGAATTGGATTGCCATTCTTGTGGCATTTGTTGCCGCATTTATTGCTGGAGCTGTGTGGTTTGGCCCAAAGACGTTCTTCCCTGCGTGGTGGCGAGCTATGGGCAAAGACCCCAACAACATGGAAGTAACCGGCAATATGGCGGTCACTTTCGGTGCCACTGCCATTGCTGCCTTTATCGAGGCCGTCACTGTTGCATCGGTCATTTATTTTGTGGCACAGTCAAACCCCAATTTTGGTGTTCTGGACGGTGGCCTCGTCGGCCTTCTCCTTGGTCTTGGTTTAGCAGCAGCGTCGTCCTTATCTCACCGGTTGTTCGCTGGTCAAGGATTCAAGGTGTGGATTATTGAGGTCGGAAGTGACGTGGTTAACCTCACCATTATGGGCCTCATAATTGGCGCGTGGCGATAATCTAGAACCACCCACAGAACAGGAGTCATCATGGGTTTTGTTGCATTTATGTCCTCAACATTTGGTCGTTGGTTACGTATCGTCGTCGGCCTTGTTCTTGCTATCGCTGCACTGACGTGGGGACCCATTGGTGCTGTCTTCTTCTTTATTGGTATTTTCTTGATCTCCGCTGGAGCGTCTGACACCTGCATGTTTGCACCGCTATTTGGCCTGGGATTCAACGGAAGTGAATCTCGCCGATAAACACGGTGTTCTGACTGTGCCTCCGGAATTTCGGAGGCACAGTTCGTTAACTTCACCTTTGTTCATGAGATGACTAGCCTCGAAGTATGAGTGAAAAAGTCACCGGACCCGCCTCCTATTTCCCGTCAATTGAGAAGAAGTATGGCCAGCCCATCGATCACTGGATGGGCCAGCTCGATGCGGTGAAAGACAAGAAACACATGGAACAAGTGGATTACCTCAAGACCGAGCACGGCATGGGGCATGGTCATGCCAATGCGGTTGTTGCGGTGTATCGCGCAAACAATGGTCTGTCATGACTGTTGCTGAGGTAGATGCCTATATCCAGGCACAACCTGAACCGCAACGCTCTACTCTGGAGCATCTGAGGTCTCAAATACTTGCAATCATTCCTGAGGCAGAACAGTGCATTTCCTATGCCATGCCCGGATTCCGTGTCAACGGCAAAGTTGTTGCGGGATTTGCTGCTTACAAGAAACACATTGGGTACTACCCTCACTCGGGTCAAGTTTTCCAAGTGATGATGGATGATCTGGCCGGCTATGAGGTCTCTGAAAAGGGTGGGGGAGTGAAGTTCCCCATCGATCAAGCTGTTCCAGATGCACTGATTGAAAAACTTATTGCCGTGCGAATGGCTCAAGCTTTCCCAGCTGGATAACAGTCGGCAGGAATACACTCGCACTATGACTGCTGAACAGCCCTATACGCTTGTGAAGCACTACGACGGTTTCGATGTGCGTCACTATCCCGATTACGTCCTTGTCCAAGTAGACGTCGTTGGCGATTTCATGCGTGCTGGGAATGTGGCCTTTGGGCCACTTGTGAGCTACATCTCAGGAAACAACACGGCGAACAAGAAGTTCGCCATGACTGCGCCTGTCATTCAAGAAACCACGGCCCAAGAAACACATACGGTTTCCTTCGTTCTTCCCGAAGGTGTCGATATTTCTGAGGTTCCTGTGCCTGCCAATGCACGCGTGCGCACGGCACACGTTCATGCTCACGATGCAGCAGTGATGAAATTTGGTGGTGGCTGGAACGCGACGCGTTTTCAGAACAACGGGGAACTCCTCCTTGAGCGTGTGAAAGAAGCAGGCCTGATTCCCGAAGGCAATGTCTACTTTGCCCGTTTTGATCCACCCTGGAAACCAGGATTTCTCAAGCGCAATGAGGTCTTAGTTGCCCTAGCGTCACGTGGTTAGGCCTGGAGGGCACAAATTATTGGGCTAGTCCGCTCACTGTTGAAACTGCGCTCACAAAGGCAGCAGCTGCCATGGCGAGTTCTTCTGCTGTGGTGTTGTGGCTAAAGCTAAAACGAATTGATGTTCTGGCAACATCTGGGTCGATCCCGCACGCCACAAGTACGTGAGAGGGTTCGTCGCTTCCAGCTGCACACGCAGAGCCGCTCGAAACAATCACACCTTGCTGTTCCAACTCCAGTAACAAGGTCTCACCGTTGAGCCCGGCACACGTGAAACTGGCAATGCCGGGGTGACGTTGTATGGGGTTTCCTGTCAATGCGGCCTGGGGGATATTTCCTACTACCTGTGCAATAAAGTCATCACGCAGTGTGCTCACGCGAGCCGCTTCTGCTGTGGGCTCCGGAAGTTGCTGCAATGCTGTTGAAAGCGCAACAGCCCATGCAACGTTTTCTGTCCCTGAACGGCGTCCGAATTCTTGGCCGCCCCCGTGGAGCACAGGCTCCACGGCCAGGCGCCCACGAATATAGGTCAGGCCGCTACCCTTGGGGCTTCCTATTTTGTGACCAGAGATGGTCAGCGCATCCACACCGAACACGAGGGTGTCAGACGAACCCACTCGTAGATCGAACCAGCCGGCAGCTTGGACTGCGTCCGTGTGTACGAGTGCCCCCACTGCATGAGCCGCTTCGATGATCTGGGGAAGCGGATGTAGGGTACCAATTTCGTTATTGGCCAGCATGAGGGTAACGAGAGTGGTGTCGGATCGGAGGGCGTCTTTGAGCTGAGCGAGGTTGATATTTCCCTGGGAGTCAACCTCAAGCCAGGTGATTTCAAAGCCGTGAACCCGTTCAAGGAAACGCAGTGTCTCGAGTACTGCCTCATGTTCTGTCAGGGCAGAGATAATGTGCTTGCCGCGAGGATAGGCCAAGGCAAGACCAGTGATGGCGAAGTTGTCTCCCTCTGTTCCACCGGAGGTGAAGATAATGTCTGAGGCTGGAACACCCAGCCACGAGCCGCAGTAGCTGCGGGCATCCTCGAGGGCGTTCTTAGCCCGGAAGCCAAGTTCATTGGTGCTCGAGGGGTTACCAAACTCGGATGTCAAGAAGGGCCAAGCAGCCTCCAGTGCAGCAGGAACCACTGGGGTGGTTGCGGCGTTGTCGAGGTAAATCATGGCGGTCTTAGTTCTCGGGAGTATCTATGGTGACGTCAAGTCCGAGGTCGAGTGCGCGGGCGGAGTGGGTCAATGCTCCAACAGAAATGACATCCACACCTGTTTCGGCGATGGCACGAACCGTGTCGAGGTTCACCCCGCCACTTGCTTCCACCACGGCACGACCGGCAACCTGGGCAACGCCGGTTTTCAAATCTGTAAGAGAGAAGTTATCGAGCATGATGATGTCGACACCACCGGCAATCACCGGTTCAATTTGGTCGAGTCGATCGACCTCCACCTCAAACTTCACGCCCTCGGGAAGTTCCTTTTTCACTCGCTGAAGTTCGGTGGTGAGATCCTTGCCTCCGGCAAGAAGCACGGCAAGGTGGTTGTCTTTGGCCATGAAAGCGGTGGAGAGGTTGAGGCGGTGGTTTGTTCCGCCACCGCACGTCACAGCATGGCGTTCAAATGCGCGCAGGGTTGGTGTTGTCTTTCGGGTATCCAAGATGGTTGCGTGAGTCCCTTTGACAGCATCAACATACGCTGCTGTCAACGTGGCAATTCCGCTCATGCGCTGGGTGAAGTTCAAGCCAATACGCTCTGCGGTCAAGATCCCTCGTGCCGGGCCAGACACGCGGGCGAGGATATCTCCGGGTTCAAAACTGTCCCCATCATCTTTGATGAGTTCTACGTGGATGCGGGGGTCTGTCAGGAAAAATGCTGCCTGAAAAACCTCAGCACCAGAAAAGGTTCCCGCTTCGCGGGCCGAGAGCACTGCTGTGGCGGTGGCGTCTTCTGGGATGACGAGCAGTGACGTGATATCTCCGGTGGGAGCATCCTCTAATAACGCTGCTTTCACGACAGTTTCGATGGTCTGTTTGTCCAACATAGTTATGCCTTTCGAACCAGCGTGATGGGGCGAGCCTGTGCAGGGTTGGTCTCGGGGAAATCTAGCCGGTAGTGACCGCCGCGAGATTCTTCACGAGAGAGAGCGGCTTCGGTTACCGTGCGAGCGAGCAGAAGGAGGTTGGCATCCTCCCAGTCGGGGAAGAGGCGGTGTGCGGGATCTGCTGGACGCCAGGAGTGAAGTTGTTCCAGTGCGCGGGTCAAATCTGTACCTGTACGTGCCAGGCCAACGCTGTCCCACATCAGTGTCTGTAACTCCACGCGGTCTACAACCTGCGCGGTTGAGGTGTGATCGGGCTCCAGGAGTTCGAGTTCTGCAAGCGGTTCGCTTGCATTCCACCGCACACTAGGTGCATCGGTAGGCCATGCTTCACCCAGGGCAGAAACTGCCCGGTGGGCAAAGACAATGCTCTCCAGTAGAGAGTTAGAAGCCAGACGGTTAGCACCGTGCGCTCCCGTGCAGGCCACCTCACCGACAGCAAACAAGCCTGGAATAGATGTGCGCCCAAAGGTGTCGGTGGCGATCCCACCCATCCAATAGTGAGCGGCTGGTGTGACCGGAATCGGGTCGCGACCCCAGTTCAAACCATAGGAACGGCATGCCTTGGTAATGCTGGGGAAACGTTGCGCAAGGAACTCACTTCCCAAAGCGGTGGCATCCAGCAATACAGGTTGTCCTCCCTGTTCGATCATGGTTTGTTGAATGCCACGAGCAACAACATCACGCGGTGCCAACTCTGCTAGGGGGTGGATCTTCTGCATAAAGCGCTCGCCCTGCGCATCAATGAGCACAGCTCCCTCGCCACGCACCGCCTCGGAAATGAGGAAGGAACCTGGCACAGCGAGCGCTGTGGGGTGGAATTGATAGAACTCCACATCTGCCAACACAGCTCCGGCACGAAACGCTGCAGCGACACCATCGCCGGTGGTCACGGTTGGGTTGGTGGTGTGGCGATACAGCTGGCCGGCACCACCACTGGCCAAAATGACAGCATCTGCGGAAATAAAGTGCATTCCGTCTGCATCGAGAACCTGAACACCACTGACGCTTCCGTTATCGACCACTATCTCGGCTACAAACGTGTATTCACGAATTTCTGTGGCACTTTTTTGGACAGTGTTAACCAAGGCGTCACTGGTCACCGCGCCGGTGGCATCGCCACCGGCATGCAAGATACGTGGATGCGAGTGAGCTGCTTCTAAGCCCATGGCAAAGTCTGTTCCACTGCGGTCAAACTCCACACCAAAGTTCACGAGGTCGTTGATGCGGCCTGGGCCCTCAGAGCACAGGACTTCCACGGCTGGCTCCCAACACATTCCCGCACCGGCAAACATGGTGTCTGCGATGTGTTCTGCCACGGTGTCTTCAGTAGAGACCACAGCTGCAATACCGCCTTGGGCGTAGTGAGTGTTGCTTTCGGCTAGGTTTGCCTTCGTCACGAGGACAACCTCGTGGTGCCGGCTCGCCTGAGCAGCGGCGATCAGTCCTGCGACGCCACTGCCGATAACAACTACTTTGGCCATGGATTAATGAGCTGGCTTGGCAGCCAACATCCTCTCCAAAGCAACACGCGCAGGCTCTGCCACGCTCTCATCGACGGTGATGTGGTTCACCACCTCACCGTCCACCAGACGTTCTAGTACCCAGGCGAGATAGCCGGGGTGGATGCGGTACATCGTGGAGCAGGGACACACGACAGGGTCGAGGCAGAAGATGGTGTGTTCAGGGTGCTGGGCCGCCAGGCGTTGCACCATGTTGATCTCGGTACCGATAGCAAAGGTGGTCGGTTCAGTGGCTGCTTCGACGGCCTTGCGGATGTAATCGGTGGAACCGTATTCATCTGACGCGTCGACGACAGCCATCGGGCTTTCAGGGTGAACAATCACGCGCACACCAGGGTGTTCGGCACGGGCTTTCTCAATCTGCTCCACGGTGAAGCGTTTGTGCACGGAGCAGAAACCATTCCACAGGATCACTTTGGCGTCGTGGAGTTCTTGCTCAGTGTTGCCACCGAGAGGCTTGCGACCCCACCACAATGGCATTTGCTCAACGGGAATGCCCATCGCCTTGGCAGTGTTGCGTCCAAGGTGTTGGTCGGGGAAAAACAGTACGCGTTGTCCGCGCTCAAATGCCCACTCCAGGACTGTGGCGGCATTGGAGGAGGTGCAGACAATGCCGCCGTGTTCACCACAGAAACCCTTGAGTGCTGCAGATGAATTCATGTAGGTCACCGGAATTACCGGAACCCGGCCATTCTCATCTGGTTCTGTTCCATAGAGTTCCTCGAGCTGTTCCCAGCACTGAGTTACAGAGTCGATATCGGCCATGTCAGCCATCGAGCAGCCAGCTGCCAGGTTGGGAAGGATTACTTTTTGGTTTTCTCCGGAGAGAATGTCTGCGGTTTCCGCCATGAAGTGCACGCCGCAGAACACAATGGCTTCTGCCTCGGGGCGTCCCTTAGCTGCTACAGCGAGTTGGAATGAGTCGCCGAGGTAATCTGCGTGCTGCACAATTTCATCTCGCTGATAAAAGTGGCCCAGCACGACAACTTTGTCACCAAGTATTTCCTTAGCAGCACGAATCCTGGCGTGAAGTTCTTCATTGGTCGCAGTTTTGTATTCCTCTGGAAGGCCGCCTTGAACAGGAGCACCAGTCGGAATGACATCGCCCATTGAAGCACCTGGGCCGTATCCGGGTGCACCGTTATCAAACTCCCAGGGGCCCTTTGCTAAAGCCGGAGAACAGGTCGTGTCTTCGCTCTTGCCTGCAGCAATGAGTTGAATGCGGTCGTTGACCGAGGCGGTCGGGGTCATGAGTGTTCTCCTCGGGTGAATGCCAGAGTGCGGGATGCCTCGAGCTGTGAGAGTGGACCATCGTCCGATAAATCAATAGAGGTGTTATAGCGATAGAGCTGTGGTGGGCGGTGTGGTGTACCGGCGAGGCGCTCGCCGGTTGGCACCACGGTTCCACTGGCCTCGACCATGCGGCGGAAGTTGCCAGGGTCTACAGGCTTGCGCAGAACCACTTCATAGACTTCACGAAGCTGAGCGAGGGTGAAGGTCTCGCCCAAGAAGCCGTGGGCAATTCTGGAATATTCCAGCTTGGTGCGTAAGCGCCACAGCGCATATTCCACAATCAGATTGTGGTCAAAAGCCAGTTCGGGAAGGTTATCGGCAGTGAACCACTGGACATTTTCGCTTTGAATGGCGCGGTCAGCCTCATCACCGGCTACCAGGGCCCAATAGACAATCGAGACCACACGGTCATCGGGGGAGCGGTCAAGCTGGCCAAATGCATAGAGCTGTTCCAGATAGCGCGGTTCCAGTGCTGTTGTTTCCAGCAGAGTCCGTGAGGCGGCCTGGGAGAGGTCTTCATCCAAGTTCAATGGTCCACCAGGAAGAGCCCAGCGCCCTTGGTAAGGCTCACGAATGCGTCGAACTAGCGGCAGAACCAGCTCTGGAGTTCCTGAACTATCCGGGCGCAGCGCAAAGATCACCGTGGAGACGGCGAGGGAGACTTGGCTTTGCTCGGTTGACATTGCTCCAACTTTGTAAGAGTCAGGATGACTCTAAGTAAATCCATCTTAGTGTCATTGTGACTCAAACGCGATGCCTAGTTTCCTACCTTCAACTCTCACTTGAAGCATCTTTTCTGTATTGGAAGTTTTCGTCCGGCGCAGTGGGAACAAAAAGGCAATACCGCCGTAGACTTGGCATGACAACTGAATATCGAGGTCAATCGATCATTGCGGGAGAGTTCACCCTCGAGGTGAACACCGAAGGAGCAATCCTCCCCGACAATCTCTCAGGTACGCGTACCGCAGTGAACG from Aurantimicrobium sp. MWH-Uga1 encodes:
- a CDS encoding DUF1761 domain-containing protein — translated: MFLIELNWIAILVAFVAAFIAGAVWFGPKTFFPAWWRAMGKDPNNMEVTGNMAVTFGATAIAAFIEAVTVASVIYFVAQSNPNFGVLDGGLVGLLLGLGLAAASSLSHRLFAGQGFKVWIIEVGSDVVNLTIMGLIIGAWR
- a CDS encoding SOS response-associated peptidase, with translation MCGGYALAEPTEVLEDVFHVDVIGENLPGPSWNIRPTNQVPIVVDTIDTQTGTQLRRLESARWSLIPSWVKGEPPKFSTFNARSEDAASKASWRDAVKSKRCLVPASGYYEWVVEDGVKVPHYIHSNNLIALAGLYSWWRAADSDPWILTATILTMPTVLELASIHDRNPVPLPEKFWDEWLNPATVGTQELVDAAVAEAIPVASSLSEFAVNPLRGNGPELIVPR
- a CDS encoding SRPBCC domain-containing protein is translated as MQHTFLYSVEREYTQPMSRIWEAWTDATQLEEWYHPTDLKNVPGSSVSEPEVGGMWAIAVDVPEYGFQSCFWGTYTALEPGKLIEHTMFYSQDPAEFAAKDLTGEFAKIVVDFEERPTGSWVRFTQYGELPEEHIPLAKAGMESYFQSLADYLG
- the heR gene encoding heliorhodopsin HeR, with the translated sequence MARKIRSEDEQIKRLRVYNIVAGAIHLLQGLAFLFILTKLSSQVMFPVTVDYMTGPPGVDLPTERVTLFEVNLGLGVVAFLFMSAFFHFLISLPGVFTRYANGLKLNHNYFRWTEYSLSSSVMIWLIAQLNGATDFAALFAIFAVNASMIFFGALQEKYEKPGSKGFLPFIFGSMTGIVPWIIIAIYALQPGSTSAAEVPGFVYGIVISLFIFFNTFAINQALQYRQIGGWKSYLRGERAYITLSLVAKSVLAWQVFSGALVPLFVS
- a CDS encoding threonine/serine exporter ThrE family protein; protein product: MTEQAVQPPTRPDVTDMLTEAAAAMVSSTYPAPQAESVLRGLAEAYNADAEIVLLPTMVLTETHKHGVPQLRVVKSSYRFDQMTQVQSVLAQARHNKDNAHDVAESLRAISTKKPIYPSWLRVIGYALSALGFGAAFRLDLPALVAVTVMGVLVGIMVLNLSRSTRFVALLPLMATFVAGLMVAGISILFDKPDPVRMVAMLIVVLLPGATLTSGIIELVSGYMVSGASRLMYALMILGSMAFGGVLAITVSGIPASRLEDVTVTLTPQWVAWAGAAIYGVGTFLYFCTPLRLWLPSLFVMMFSFAISVLAVPSLGVPLSAGLATAAGLITSWAINARLGGGPGDLAIFLPTFWLIVPGSTGFVALTGELESSQNLSDVAGTAGLTFFAMAIGMMLATAVYPLLTKITPDAKLIMRNGAGLILNTVKIKPSK
- a CDS encoding SDR family oxidoreductase; the protein is MDIAGKVFVVTGGGNGIARELVLQLLAKGATVAAVDLSAEGLKETKKLAGPGAKLSTHTLNITDRAKVMALPKTVITKHGQVDALVNVAGIIQPFVKVNDLDFDAIERVMNVNLYGTINTVKAFLPELLQRPEGYIANVSSMGGYAPVPGQTIYGATKAAVKLLTEGLHSELMDTNVHVTAIYPGAIATNIAQNSGMAMPANMDPHEANKFKTTSVEVAAQTIIGAIEKNAYKVFIGSDAKTMDKLTRLMPEKAAALIYKQMKSLLA
- a CDS encoding dihydrofolate reductase family protein; translated protein: MATWSNSVSMSNVVYFVASSLDGYIADSDGSLEWLTNIEGAPEEITSSFMSTVGVQVMGSRTYEWLLENENILSHPEKWSQFFGEMRTVVFSSRSLPLPENADIAFVHGSPEEHFDEIATRAGEGNIWLVGGGHLASQFLAANLIDRLEVTFAPVVLGGGVKLFGDLSNFVRVDIRETLSSGNFIHVNCDVSLRS
- a CDS encoding SDR family oxidoreductase, with product MEYTGSTALITGASAGIGVAYAEGFAARGANLVLVARRKDRLDSLAARLRQQYSVSVEVIALDLTSAGAVAKLEKSIATKKLTVDVLVNNAGFGLNGFFVKEDRALTQQEITLNIGVLVDLTAAFLPGMLERGRGAVVNIASTASFQPVPGMAVYGATKAFVRSFTEALWGELGTSTVRVLAVSPGATESEFFIVAGGKPSGKAVPATDVVEKTFSALEKNTPSVVVGGANAVAASLVKFFPKKMTINLVGKMFLPKEK